Proteins from one Malaya genurostris strain Urasoe2022 chromosome 2, Malgen_1.1, whole genome shotgun sequence genomic window:
- the LOC131432400 gene encoding uncharacterized protein LOC131432400 isoform X2 has product MTRSCGMRYSNVEREIFLYEFMQQGPEGYNFLYANTPCPSIRTLQRDLQKRSKSIEEGIVRVEELKAYIIRNNLPMIVIMSEDATKINGALEYDSTRNKVCGLVAPLDNNGMPQCDLFEITNPRKLIADVHQYPIGRNVVVTMTQPLKQKTAPFCLQYFCTDNKFTSSQVRTRWNSIKTKLLNADIGVIATSTDGDPRYVTAMMEDMRMPTITDNPYGEYFIASCSAENICVQDPTHTINKFRTRLMRRDKQLIIGKHQITRTHLEDLIRNVSKDKHGLILGDLNEDDKMKFQPVLKIIKPEVLLCMEQSVTSSQATVLYLSLMKFILSAFMDPCISPTEAVFNCWYTLFVIRAWRKWCMNKFKTVKHCITSNTYWCLELNAHSLVKYINICRDENIPYIPTLLHSQTCESFFRAARSFTTTESTVVNFTMKSFQSRLNRIQAKQDIMYSRTEEFSFPRIQQNTNTVNFDMPSTQEIILFHCDIREQNQLILNSFLYNAPEIVQLNETLKR; this is encoded by the exons ATGACACGCAGCTGCGGCATGCGTTACAGTAACGTCGAAAGggaaatttttttatatgaattCATGCAACAAGGCCCGGAGGGTTACAATTTCTTATATGCGAATACACCATGCCCAAGCATTAGAACATTGCAACGTGACTTACAGAAAAGATCAAAATCTATCGAAGAAGGCATTGTTAGAGTTGAGGAGCTTAAGGCATATATAATAAGAAATAATCTACCAATGATTGTAATAATGAGTGAAGATGCAACGAAGATCAACGGAGCTCTCGAATATGATTCTACTAGAAATAAAGTTTGCGGATTGGTAGCTCCTTTAGACAACAACGGAATGCCACAATGTGATTTATTTGAAATTACTAACCCTCGAAAACTCATTGCTGATGTTCATCAATATCCCATAGGACGTAATGTTGTGGTTACTATGACTCAGCCGTTAAAGCAAAAAACTGCACCTTTctgtttgcaatatttttgtacAGATAACAAATTCACTAGTAGTCAAGTACGAACCAGATGGAATTCGATAAAAACTAAACTGCTTAATGCTGATATAGGGGTTATAGCCACATCAACTGACGGCGATCCACGGTATGTAACCGCAATGATGGAAGATATGCGTATGCCAACAATCACTGACAATCCTTACGGGGAATACTTTATTGCGTCATGTTCAGCTGAAAATATATGCGTGCAGGATCCTACTCATACtattaataaatttagaactcgGTTAATGCGACGTGACAAACAACTTATCATTG GTAAACATCAAATAACACGTACACACCTGGAAGATCTCATTCGTAACGTATCAAAAGATAAACATGGTCTGATATTGGGTGATTTAAACGAAGACGATAAAATGAAATtccaacccgttctgaaaattatTAAACCAGAGGTACTGCTCTGCATGGAACAGTCAGTAACATCAAGCCAAGCAACTGTTTTGTATTTATCATTGATGAAATTCATTCTATCGGCGTTTATGGATCCATGTATATCACCAACAGAGGCTGTTTTCAATTGCTG GTATACGCTGTTTGTAATAAGAGCTTGGAGAAAATGGTGcatgaataaatttaaaacagttaaaCATTGTATTACAAGCAATACATATTGGTGTTTGGAACTAAATGCTCACAGCCTTGTAAAATATATCAACATTTGTCGAGATGAAAACATACCATATATACCTACACTTTTGCACAGTCAGACATGCGAAAGTTTTTTTCGTGCAGCACGATCGTTTACAACAACTGAATCGACAGTGGTTAATTTCACTATGAAAAGTTTTCAATCCAGACTGAATCGCATACAAGCAAAACAAGATATTATGTATAGCAGGACTGAAGAATTTTCCTTCCCGAGAATACAACAAAATACAAATACTGTAAACTTCGACATGCCATCAACTCAAGAAATT ATTCTCTTTCACTGCGACATTCGCGAACAAAACCAActgattttgaattcatttCTCTACAATGCTCCGGAAATAGTGCAATTGAACGAAACTTTGAAGCGTTAG
- the LOC131432400 gene encoding uncharacterized protein LOC131432400 isoform X1: MTRSCGMRYSNVEREIFLYEFMQQGPEGYNFLYANTPCPSIRTLQRDLQKRSKSIEEGIVRVEELKAYIIRNNLPMIVIMSEDATKINGALEYDSTRNKVCGLVAPLDNNGMPQCDLFEITNPRKLIADVHQYPIGRNVVVTMTQPLKQKTAPFCLQYFCTDNKFTSSQVRTRWNSIKTKLLNADIGVIATSTDGDPRYVTAMMEDMRMPTITDNPYGEYFIASCSAENICVQDPTHTINKFRTRLMRRDKQLIIGKHQITRTHLEDLIRNVSKDKHGLILGDLNEDDKMKFQPVLKIIKPEVLLCMEQSVTSSQATVLYLSLMKFILSAFMDPCISPTEAVFNCWYTLFVIRAWRKWCMNKFKTVKHCITSNTYWCLELNAHSLVKYINICRDENIPYIPTLLHSQTCESFFRAARSFTTTESTVVNFTMKSFQSRLNRIQAKQDIMYSRTEEFSFPRIQQNTNTVNFDMPSTQEIVCTLTKARAYAFDTLISLGIDKLDIEFTDSLSLRHSRTKPTDFEFISLQCSGNSAIERNFEALDINDVEELIPNSGGELNLKNSKCSTRHTFAIRNKKGTVIHVKKSTFLWILSNGTQRCSSDRSYRFRETSAVNEAVVREVNKVFTSIRCGEWIAMKANEEVFIVKIYGFKYLSGDRTSYTLTEAPIHVPTGTTAKGVGVIGNYFTIVCCKKDIVLELDEEFNERTLDTKYYISHLEKPETHTYGIFYKLNTSKYIRALLLASANTINKNMI; the protein is encoded by the exons ATGACACGCAGCTGCGGCATGCGTTACAGTAACGTCGAAAGggaaatttttttatatgaattCATGCAACAAGGCCCGGAGGGTTACAATTTCTTATATGCGAATACACCATGCCCAAGCATTAGAACATTGCAACGTGACTTACAGAAAAGATCAAAATCTATCGAAGAAGGCATTGTTAGAGTTGAGGAGCTTAAGGCATATATAATAAGAAATAATCTACCAATGATTGTAATAATGAGTGAAGATGCAACGAAGATCAACGGAGCTCTCGAATATGATTCTACTAGAAATAAAGTTTGCGGATTGGTAGCTCCTTTAGACAACAACGGAATGCCACAATGTGATTTATTTGAAATTACTAACCCTCGAAAACTCATTGCTGATGTTCATCAATATCCCATAGGACGTAATGTTGTGGTTACTATGACTCAGCCGTTAAAGCAAAAAACTGCACCTTTctgtttgcaatatttttgtacAGATAACAAATTCACTAGTAGTCAAGTACGAACCAGATGGAATTCGATAAAAACTAAACTGCTTAATGCTGATATAGGGGTTATAGCCACATCAACTGACGGCGATCCACGGTATGTAACCGCAATGATGGAAGATATGCGTATGCCAACAATCACTGACAATCCTTACGGGGAATACTTTATTGCGTCATGTTCAGCTGAAAATATATGCGTGCAGGATCCTACTCATACtattaataaatttagaactcgGTTAATGCGACGTGACAAACAACTTATCATTG GTAAACATCAAATAACACGTACACACCTGGAAGATCTCATTCGTAACGTATCAAAAGATAAACATGGTCTGATATTGGGTGATTTAAACGAAGACGATAAAATGAAATtccaacccgttctgaaaattatTAAACCAGAGGTACTGCTCTGCATGGAACAGTCAGTAACATCAAGCCAAGCAACTGTTTTGTATTTATCATTGATGAAATTCATTCTATCGGCGTTTATGGATCCATGTATATCACCAACAGAGGCTGTTTTCAATTGCTG GTATACGCTGTTTGTAATAAGAGCTTGGAGAAAATGGTGcatgaataaatttaaaacagttaaaCATTGTATTACAAGCAATACATATTGGTGTTTGGAACTAAATGCTCACAGCCTTGTAAAATATATCAACATTTGTCGAGATGAAAACATACCATATATACCTACACTTTTGCACAGTCAGACATGCGAAAGTTTTTTTCGTGCAGCACGATCGTTTACAACAACTGAATCGACAGTGGTTAATTTCACTATGAAAAGTTTTCAATCCAGACTGAATCGCATACAAGCAAAACAAGATATTATGTATAGCAGGACTGAAGAATTTTCCTTCCCGAGAATACAACAAAATACAAATACTGTAAACTTCGACATGCCATCAACTCAAGAAATTGTATGTACTTTAACGAAAGCAAGAGCATATGCATTTGATACTCTTATCAGTCTTGGAATTGATAAATTGGATATCGAATTTACAGATTCTCTTTCACTGCGACATTCGCGAACAAAACCAActgattttgaattcatttCTCTACAATGCTCCGGAAATAGTGCAATTGAACGAAACTTTGAAGCGTTAGATATAAACGATGTGGAAGAACTAATCCCTAATTCTGGAGGAGAGTTGAATTTGAAGAATTCGAAATGCTCAACAAGACATACATTCGCTATTAGAAACAAGAAAGGTACTGTGATTCATGTCAAGAAAAGTACGTTCCTATGGATTTTATCTAATGGCACTCAAAGATGCTCGAGTGATCGCTCTTATCGATTTCGAGAAACATCGGCAGTCAATGAAGCAGTTGTGCGTGAGGTTAATAAAGTATTTACTTCAATCCGCTGCGGAGAATGGATAGCGAtgaaagcaaacgaagaagtgtTCATAGTAAAAATATATGGTTTCAAATATTTGAGTGGAGACCGAACGTCGTATACTTTAACTGAAGCTCCAATACATGTACCTACAGGTACCACCGCAAAAGGTGTTGGGGTAATtggaaattactttacaattgttTGTTGTAAAAAGGATATTGTATTAGAATTAGATGAAGAATTCAACGAACGTACTCTAGACACAAAATACTATATCTCTCATTTGGAAAAGCCAGAAACTCACACTTATGGcatattttataaattaaacACATCGAAATACATTCGTGCACTTTTATTGGCTTCTGCtaatacaataaataaaaatatgatttga